CTACGAGGACGTGCCCTCCGCCGGCGCGCTGATGGTCTTCGACCGCCGGCGCGACATGTTCGAGGTGGCGCGCAACTTCGCCCATTTCTTCGCCCACGAAAGCTGCGGCTTCTGCACCCCCTGCCGCGTGGGCACCGAACTGCTGGCCCGCCGCATGGACAAGCTGGCCGCCGGCCACGGCTCGCGCCACGACATGAGCGTGCTGCAGGAACTCGACACCCTGCTGCACCAGAGCACCCACTGCGGGCTGGGCGCGGCGGCCTGCAACCCCCTGCGCGACACGCTCTTGAAGTTCCGCCCCAGCTACGAGCGGCGCCTGCAGTCACTGCACTTCCTGCCCGCACTGGACCTGGACGCCGAGCTGTCCATCGCCCGCGCCGCCACCGGTCGCCAGGATGCCGCCGCGCACTGGCCCCCTTCTCACCCGACCACCCCATGAGCCGCTACACCGCATCCGGGCTGAGCTTCCTGCTCGATGGCGAGGAGGTGCCGATGGCACCGGGCGACACGGTGCTGCAGGCCGCCCACCGCGTCGGCCGCTACATCCCGCACCTGTGCTGGCACCCCGGGCTGCCGGCCCATGGCTCCTGCCGCCTGTGCATGGTGAACTTCAACGGCCGCCCCGTCTCGGCCTGCACCGCCCTGGCCGCGCCGGGCGCGGTGGTGGAGTGCCAGACGCCGGCCCTGCAGGCCGAGCGCCGCACCCTGCTGCAGATGCTCTTCGTGGAAGGCAATCACTTCTGCCCGTCCTGCGAACGCAGTGGCAACTGCCTGCTGCAGGCCACGGCCTACCAGCACGAGATGGCCGGCCCGCACTTCGAGGAGTTCTATCCCGGCCGACCGGTGGATGCCTCGCATCCCGACATGCTGCTGGACCACAACCGCTGCATCCTCTGTGGCCTGTGCGTGCGCGCCAGCGAGTTGCTGGACGGCAAGTCGGTCTTCGCCATCGCCGGGCACGGCACCCGGTGCCATCTGGTGGTCGACAGCCCCAGCGGCCAGTTGGGCGATTCCGCCCTGAGCGTGCACGACCAGGCCGCGGGCATCTGCCCGGTGGGTGCGCTGATGCCCAAGCGGGTGGGCTTCCGGGATCCGATCGGCCAGCGCCGCTACGACCTGCACCGGGTGGACGAACCGCACAGCCAGGAGGCCGCTCCACCGGCCGACGAGGAGACTCCATGACCGGCGCCGCGCCCTACCCGCCGCCGCCGGAACGCAAGCTGCGTGTGGCCACCACCTCGCTGGGCGGCTGCTTCGGCTGCCACATGTCGCTGCTGGACATCGATGAACGCCTGTTCACGCTGATCGAGCACGTGCAGTTCGATCGCTCGCCGCTGACCGACCTGAAGACCGTGGGCCCCTGCGACCTGGGCCTGATCGAGGGCGGTTTGTGCAATGCCGAGAACATCGAGGTGCTGCAGGCCTTCCGCGCCCAGTGCAAGGTGCTGGTGGCGGTGGGCGCCTGCGCCATCAACGGGGGCCTGCCGGCCCAGCGCAACCGGCTGGACATCGGCGACGTGCTGCGCGAGGTCTATGTGCACCGCCCCGGCACACGTGCGGACGCCCAGGTGCCCAGCGACCCCGAACTGCCCCTGCCACTCAACCAGGTGCGGCCCATCCACGAGGTGGTGCTGATCGACTACGAGCTGCCCGGCTGCCCGCCCTCGGCCGACACCTTCTGGGCCTTCTTCACCGATCTGCTGGCCGGGCGCACGCCGCGCCTGGCCCACGGCCAGATCCACTACGACTGACACCATGGCCGCCCCCGACCTGGAAACCGCCGCCCCCCCCGAAGGCCTGCGCCGCGTGGCCATCGACCCGGTGTCGCGGGTGGAAGGCCACGGCAAGGTCACACTGCTGCTGGACGAACACAACCGGGTGCAGCAGGCGCGACTGCACATCGTCGAGTTCCGCGGCTTCGAGGCCTTCATCCGTGGCCGCCCCTACTGGGAGGTGCCGGTGATGGTGCAGCGGCTGTGCGGCATTTGCCCGGTGTCGCACCACCTGGCGGCCTGCAAGGCGCTGGACCGCGCGCTGGGCATCACCGTCCTCCCGCCCAGCGCCGAGAAGCTGCGGCGACTGATGCACTACGGCCAGGTGCTGCAATCGCACGCCCTGCACTTCTTCCACCTGTCCTCGCCCGATCTGCTGTTCGGCTTCGACTCGGAGCCCACCCGCCGCAACATCGTCGGCGTGGCCCAGGCCCACCCCGACATCGCCCGCCAGGGCGTGCTGTTGCGCAAGTACGGCCAGGAGATCATCCGTGCCACCGCGGGCAAGCGGGTGCATGGGACCGGCTCGGTGCCTGGCGGCATGAACCGCCACCTGAGCGCCGAGGACCAGGCGATGCTGCGTGCCCAGGCCGACCAGATGGTGCAATGGGCCCAGGGCGCCGTGCAGCTGGTGCAGCGCCTTCACACCCAGAACCCGGCGCTGTACGACGGCTTTGCCCGCAGCCCGGCCCACCTGATGTCGCTGGTGCGGCCGGACGGCGCACTGGACCTCTACGACGGCCGGCTGCGGGTGCGCAGCGCCGAGGGCGCGCTGCTGCACGAGCAGGTGGATGACCAGCGCTACCTCGACCTGATCGAGGAAGAGGTGCGCCCCTGGAGCTACATGAAGTTCCCCTACCTGCGCAGCCTGGGGCCTGCCGCGGGCTGGTACCGGGTGGGGCCGCTGGCCCGGGTGCAGAACTGCGACCGCATCCCCTCGCCGCTGGCCGAGGTCGAACGCCAGGTCTTCGTCGCCCACGGCCAGGGGGCCCTCATCGACGCGACGCTGGCCTACCACTGGGCCCGCATGATCGAGGTGCTGCACACGGCCGAGGTGGTGCGGGAGTTGCTGGACGATCCGGACCTCCTGGCCGGGGATCTGCTCGGCGCCGGCCAACGCAGCGGCGAGGGCGTGGGCATCATCGAGGCGCCGCGCGGCACCTTGATCCACCACTACCGGGTGGCCGACGACGACCTGATCACCCACTGCAACCTGATCGTCTCCACCACCCACAACAACCAGGCCATGAACGAGGCGGTGCGGGCGGTGGCCCGCGAACAGTTCGACGGCCGCGAGATCACCGAGGGTCTGCTCAACCAGATCGAGGTGGCCATCCGCGCCTACGACCCCTGCCTGTCTTGCGCCACCCATGCGATGGGCCGCATGCCCTTGGAAGTGGCCTTGGTCGATGCGGACGGCCAGGCCCTGGACCATGTGGCCAGGTCGCCCGAGGGGCACTTCACGCGGCTGGATGGCCCGCTGACGTGGACGGTCTGACCGCTCCACCGCCCGCTCGGCCGCCCGCTCCCTGCCTGCTGCTGGCCTGGGGCAACCGCAGCCGCGGCGACGATGCGCTGGCCCCTCTGCTGCTGGACCGGATCCAGCGCTGGCTGATGCAGCAGCCAGCGTCACAGCATTGCGCGGTGCAGTGCCTGGAGGATCAGCAACTGCAGGTCGAGCACGTGCTGGACCTGCAGGGGCGGCGGGCCGTGCTGCTCATCGACGCGGTGGTCGGCCTGTCGGCCCCGTTCAGCACGATGGCGCTGACCCCTTGCCGGGACAGCAGCTTCACCAGCCACGCCCTCTCCCCGCAGGCCCTGCTGCAGGTCTATCAGGATGTGCTTGGAGGAGTTCCGCCGCCGTGCCTGCTGCTGGGTCTGCGTGCCGATCAGTTCGGCTTGGACCACCCCCCGACACCGCAGGCCCTGGCTGACCTGGATCTGGCCGAAGCCTGGCTCCGGACCTGGGTTCAGCAGAACGCCGCCGTCGAAGCCGCCGAGCCTGGCGCGGTCACTCAATAGCCCCGGAAGGAAGCGTCCTGCAGGCGGCTCAGCCGTGCCGACAGCGCAGGCGCGCGCAGCGCTGCGGTCCAGCGGGTCAGACGGGCGGGCGACAGGCCCTGCCGCAGGTGAAAGAAATCCGCCGAAGACTCGCTGAGAAGTTCGAAGGCCTGCAAGGACGGCAGCGCCCCGCTGGCCAGGCGCTCACCCAGGCGTGCGCACAGATAGGTCAGCGCCAAGGTCTCCGCACGGCCGGGATCGGTCGACGACGCAGGCAGGACCAGGCAGTCCGCCGCATCACAGGCACTGGCGATGATGGGCTCCGGCAAGTCCCAGTCGCGCATCAGCAACCGCCCCACTTCACCGGAACCCACGCCCAGCAGGTCCTGCTCCGCCCGGGTCCTGGCCAGGTGATCGGGTTGGTCCATGGCCGCCAGCAGACGGGTCGGGGTGGTGGCCGTCACCGCCAGGCGGCCGAGAAAGGACAGCAGCACCGCGCTGCCCACGGCCCCCGGGTCCCGAATGGACAGGGTGTGGGTCAGGGCGTGAGCCAGTTCGCAGGCCAGTGCGCTGCTCTGCCAGACCCGGTCCAGCATGGCCTGCCGCTCCGGCGCCTCCTGGGCGAAGCTCTGCATCAGTGCATAGCGCAGGCAGATGGCGCGCACCTGCGTGAGCCCCAGAAAGGTCACCGCCTGGGCCACACTCACCACCGGCGTCTGCAGGCCATAGAGCGGTGAATTCACGGCCGACAACAGCTTGCCCGCGATCACCGGCTCGGCCGCGATCAGTTCCACCAGCCGTGCGGCGCTGGCCTCGCTCAGCAGATCCACCGCCGCCAGGTGCTGCATCAGCCGCGAAGGCCGCGGGATGTTGCGAAACACCGCGGTGATGGCGGCGCGACGCTCCTCGGACAGCTCATCGGCATGAAGCAGCCGGAAACCGCTCAAGGCCGTGGGCACAGGCTCGCAGATCAGGGTGGACTGCACACCGTCGTCGGCGTCGGGCACCGGTGGGGGGGACGCGAGGTGGTCGCCCGCGCCCGGAGGGGCCCCGGCTGCCGGCGCATCGGACGGCGATGAACGGCGCCGCCACAGGGCGCCAGCCCCGAGCACCAACACCAGCAGCAAGCCCAGAAGGAAGGCAGAGTTCATGCACCGATTCTGAGGTGCGGTCTGCGCGCGCGCCCGGCAGAACAGGGGGCGCAATGCCCGTCATTCCAAGCAGGATAGGGCCCCGGAAAAAAAACGCCGCTTTCAGCGGCGTTTTTGCAGTCGGTTGGCGGAGACGGAGGGATTCGAACCCTCGATGGAGTTTTTTGACCCCATACTCCCTTAGCAGGGGAGCACCTTCGGCCTCTCGGTCACGTCTCCAACCTAAGCTCAGCAGTATAGCGTGAATTTAGGCTTTTGCCTCGTCCACGGCCGAAATCGATGCATCCAGATCGAAAGCCTTGTGCAGCGCGCGCACGGCCAGCTCCATGTACTTCTCGTCGATCACGACCGAGGTCTTGATCTCGCTGGTGCTGATCATCTGGATGTTGATGCCCTCTTCGCTCAGCGAGCGGAACATCTTGCTGGCCACACCCACATGGCTGCGCATGCCGATGCCCACGATGGACACCTTGCAGATCTTGGGGTCGCCCACCACGTCCGAAGCGCCGGTGGCCGGCTGCACCTGGGTGCGCAGCAGGTCCAGGGTGCGCTGGTAGTCGTTGCGGTTGACCGTGAACGAGAAGTCGGTCTTGCCGTTCTGCGACACGTTCTGGATGATCACATCGACTTCGATGTTGGCATCGGCCACGGCGCCCAGGATCAGCGAGGCCACACCCGGCTTGTCGGGCACGCCCGTCACGGTGACCTTGGCTTCGTCGCGGCTGAAGGCGATGCCAGAGACAACGGCTTGTTCCATCTTTTCGTCTTCCTCGAAGGTGATCAGAGTGCCCGACTTGGCCTCTTCCTCAACACTGATATCCCAGGGGGTGAAGCTGGAGAGCACCCGCAGCGGCACACGGTACTTGCCGGCAAATTCGACCGAGCGGATCTGCAGCACCTTGGAGCCCAGGCTGGCCATCTCGAGCATTTCCTCGAAGCTGATGGTGTGCAGGCGACGGGCTTCCGGAACGATGCGCGGATCGGTGGTGTAGACACCGTCCACATCGGTGAAGATCAGGCACTCGTCGGCCTTCATCGCCGCGGCGATGGCCACGGCCGAGGTGTCGGAGCCCCCGCGGCCCAGGGTCGTCACATTGCCGCCCTCGTCCACGCCCTGGAAGCCGGTGATCACCACCACCTTGCCAGCAGCCAGATCGGCGCGCACCTTGGCGTCATCGATGCTCTCGATGCGGGCCTTGGTGTAGGCCGAATCGGTCTTGACCGGCACCTGCCAGCCGTTGTAACTGACCGCCAGCATCCCCTCGGCCTGCAGGGCCAGCGACAGCAAGCCCACGGACACCTGTTCTCCGGTGCAGGCAATCATGTCCAGCTCGCGCAGCATCTCGGGGGTCTGCTTGGCCGGAGAAACCTCCTTGGCCAGCCCCAGCAGGCGGTTGGTTTCGCCGCTCATTGCGGAGGGAACGACGACCATCTGGTGGCCCGCACGGGCCCACTTGGCCACGCGCTTGGCGACGCTGCGGATGCGCTCTGTCGAGCCCATCGATGTGCCGCCGTATTTGTGTACGATCAAAGCCATGGGGTAGCGAAAAATGCGACAACGCCCTTGCGGGGCCGGGAGGCTGCACAGCCGCTTCGCGACCACGCAAACCCCCTATTCTAAGGGATCGCTGACCTCATCCGGCCGATCCGTTGACCAGATCGGTCGCCACTGACGTGTGCCCGCCACCGCAGCGTGCCGCGCATCCACCCCCAGACCGGGCACGAACAGCACATCCATCCGGCCATCGGCCCTGCGACGACACAGCACAGGGGCGTGCCGTTGCCAAGCCGGCACGCCGGCCGCCTGGAACTGCTTCTTGAGGCTGCGCGGCGGCCGGTCGGGGCCGACCTGGAACTGCTCACCGCCCTGCCGAGGCAGCAGCCAGGCGCCGCTCAGTTGCTCGGCACTCAGCCCGCCCACCTGCACGGGCTCGAAGTCCAGCCGAGCCTGCCAATCCGGGAGTTCCAGCGCCTGGGGCCCCATCAGTTGCCGGGGCTGTCCGGCAACCTGCCCCGGCGACAGAAGCGTGGCCGACAGCACGCCACGGTAGAGCCGCCATTCCAGACCGCCCTCCGATTGCCAGCGTGCCGGCCCGGGCCGCGTCAGCCCTGAAGCGATCTGCGTCTGCAGCGAAGCATGGGGCGGCGGCAGGCCGTGCTCCGCCGCCGCCCACTTGAGCCAGGCCGCCAGCACCAGACGGCGCCGAACAGCTGACATTCCGGTCCAGCCCGGAAGCGGCAGTTCAACCCCGCTGGCCCCGAGCCGCTGCAACTCGGCCTGCACCACTTCCTGGATCAACTGGCTCGCGTCGTGGCTGTGCTGGGCTACCGCGACCAGCGCGTCCTGCGCATGAGGGAAACAGGCCTCCAGGGCCGGAAGCACATCATGCCGAAGCCGGTTGCGGGCGAAGCGCCGATCCAGGTTGCTGTCATCCTCGATGTGTCGCAGCCGGTGGCGCTGGATGTAGTGGTCGATGGCCGACGCCGGCTGGCCCAGCCAGGGGCGCACCCATCGGATACCCTGGCGTTCGACGGCACGAGGCATGCCGGCCAGACCGGCCGGGCCGGCGCCCCGCAGGGCCTGCAGCAGCACCGTCTCCGCCTGGTCGCGTTGGTGGTGTGCCAGCAGGACGGTGTCCGCCCCCACCTCGGCCGCCATCTCGGCCAGGGCTTGGTAGCGCGCCCGGCGAGCCCAGGCTTCGACGCTCTGCCCCGCCTCGGGTCGCTGGGTCAGGCGGCGCCCGAGAAAGCTCAGGCGCCCCTCCCGGCGGGCCCAGCGCGCCACCTGTTGCTGGCAATGAACCCACCAGTCGTCCGCCCGGGGCATGAGACCGTGGTGGACGTGCAGCGCCACGACATGCAGATCGGTGCCAGCGCTTTGCCGCCACACCGCGTGCAGCAGTGCGGTGGAATCCCGCCCGCCGCTGAAAGCCACGGCGACGACCGGCGTCGTCACCCGGGTGGCCATGGGTTCAGCGTGCGGACGTGTCGGTGAAACGACCGTAGGACTTCAGGCGCTCGTAGCGCCGCGCCAGCAGTTCAGCCGTCGACAGGTCGGACACCTGGCGCAGCGCGTCGACCAGCGCCCGCTTCAGTGCGGTGGCCATGTGCTTGGGGTCGCGGTGGGCACCACCCACTGGCTCGTTGATGATCTTGTCCACCAGCCCCAGCGCCTTCAAGCGGTGGGCGGTGATGCCCAGGGCCTCGGCGGCATCCGACGCCTTGGCAGCCGTCTTCCACAGAATGGAGGCACAACCCTCGGGCGAGATGACCGAATAGACCGAGAACTGCAGCATCAGCACCTGGTCTGCCACGCTGATCGCCAAGGCGCCACCGGAGCCGCCTTCACCGATGATGGTGGTGACGATGGGCACTTCCAGTTGGGCCATCTCGAAGATGTTGCGGCCGATGGCCTCGGACTGGCCGCGCTCCTCGGCACCGATGCCCGGGTACGCGCCCGGGGTGTCGACGAAGGTGAAGACCGGCAGGCCGAACTTCTCGGCCATCTTCATCAGCCGCAGGGCCTTGCGGTAGCCCTCGGGGCGGGGCATGCCGAAGTTGCGCGCGGCACGTTCCTTGGTGTCTCGGCCCTTCTGCTGGCCCAGCACCATGCAGGCCTGGCCATTGAAGCGGGCCAGACCGCCGACGATGGACTGGTCATCGGCAAACGCACGGTCGCCGTGCAGCTCCTGGAAGTCGGTGAAGATCTCGTTGATGTAGTCCAGCGTGTAGGGACGCTGCGGATGGCGGGCGATCTGGGTGACCTGCCAGGGCGTCAGCTGGGTGTAGATGTCCTTGGTGAGCTGCAGGCTCTTCTTGTCCAGCCGCTCGATCTCTTCCGAGATGTCGACCGCCGATTCGTTCTGCACATAGCGCAGTTCTTCGATCTTCGACTCGAGTTCAGCGATCGGCTGTTCGAATTCCAGGAAGTGTCGCTTGCTCATGGGCGGGTACTCCTTTTTCAAGCGCAAGATCAGTAATCGACGGGCAGCGGATCGAGGCTGCGCCACAGGTACCAGGTGGCCACCGAACGGTAGGGCGCCCAGCATTCTCCCAGCTCGCGCGCCTCGGCCCGCGACACCGGCTCGCCACTGAAGTAGCTGTTGCTGATGCCTTTGAGCAGACCCAGGTCGTCCAGCGGCAACACATTGGGGCGCATGAGGTGGAAGATGAGGAACATCTCGGCCGTCCAGCGGCCGATGCCACGGATGGCCACCAATTCGTCAATGATGGCTTCGTCGTCCATGTGCTGCCACTGCGACACATGGACCTCGCCTTCGGCGAAATGCCTGGCCAAATCCCGCAGGTATTCTGCCTTGCGAGCCGACAGACCGACAGCGCGCAAGCTAGGGGTTTCCTGTGCCAACACAAGGCCAGGGTCGATCGCGTAGGACGGGCCACGCATCAACGCGGCAAACTTGTCCCACACCGATTGCGCAGCATTGACCGAGATCTGCTGGCCCACGATGGAGCGCGCCAAGGTGGTGAAGGCGTCTCCCCGACTCTGCAGACGGGCCTCGCCGAACTGCGGGATGAGCTTTTTCATCACCCGGTCGCGCTTGGACAGATGCTTGCAGGCATCGTCCCAGTAGCTGGGCGTGATGCCTGGGCTGGAAACTTCACTCACGTCAGGCCTTCACCCAGGTGGTGCCCTGCGGAGAATCTTTCAGCAGGATGCCGGCGCTGGCCAGTTCATCGCGGATGCGATCAGCCGCCGCGAAGTCGCGTGCGGCCTTGGCGGCCTGCCTTTCGGCAATGCGCGCTTCGATGGTGACCGCATCCAGCGTGGTGCCCGCCTGCAGGAACTGCGACGGCACCTGCTGCAGCACACCCAGCACCTCGGCCAGACCCTTGACGGTGCCGGCCAGCACCGGGTCGGCCTTGCGGTTCAGTTCCGTGGCGGACTCGAACAGCACGGCCAGCGCGCCCGGCGTATTGAAGTCGTCGTCCATCGCCACCTTGAAGGACTGTGCCGCAGGATGGGACCAGTCCAGCGCGGGCAGCGCCTGCCCCTCGAACGGGACCAGGGCCGTGTAGAGCCGGCGCAGGGCTTGGCGAGCGTCGTCCAAATTGGCGTCGCTGAAATTGAAGGGGCTGCGGTAGTGCGTGCGCAGCATGAAGAAGCGCAGCGTCTCGCCGTCGTAATCCCTCAGCACGTCACGGATGGTGAAGAAGTTGCCAAGAGACTTGGACATCTTCTCGTTGTCCACGTTCAGGAAGCCGTTGTGCATCCAGACGTTGACGAAGGGCTGGCCGGTGGCGCCCTCGCTCTGCGCGATCTCGTTCTCGTGGTGGGGGAACTGCAGATCCATGCCCCCGCCGTGGATGTCGAAGTGTTCGCCCAGCAGTGCGCAGCTCATGGCCGAGCACTCGATGTGCCAGCCCGGCCGGCCCGGGCCGAAGGCCGAGGCGTACTTGGCATCCTCGGGCTCTTCCGGCTTGGCGGACTTCCACAGCACGAAGTCCAGCGGGTCCTGCTTGCCATCATCCACCGCCACGCGCTCACCCGCACGCAGGTCGTCCAGCGACTTGCCGCTGAGCTTGCCGTAACCCGGGAAACGACGCACCGCGAAGTTCACATCGCCGTTCTCGGCCTGGTAGGCCAGGCCCTTGTCCTGCAGCGTGCCGATCATCGCCAGCATCTGCGGGATGAAGTCGGTGGCGCGGGGCTCGTGGGTGGGCGGTGTGATGCCGATGGCGCCGATGTCCGATCGCATGGCCGCGATCATCTCGTCGGTCAGGGCGCGGATACTCATGCCGCGCTCCAGGGCCCGGCGAATGATCTTGTCGTCGATGTCGGTGATGTTGCGAACGTAGGTCACCTCGTAGCCACTGGCGCGCAGCCAGCGGTACACCACGTCGAAGGCCATCATCATCCGCGCGTGCCCCATGTGGCACAGGTCGTAGATGGTCATGCCGCACACGTACATGCGCACGCGACCGGGTTCGATGGGGGTGAAAGGCTCCACCCGGCGGGTGAGCGTGTTATGGATGCGCAGCGTCATCAACAGCCAGAATCAGGCGGCGCCAGGGGAACCCCTTGCGGCCACAGGCCACGGGGAAACCGCCTACAGGCGCTCTATACAATCGGCTGATTGTAGCCAAGGAGCCTTCCCCGTGACCGCCACCTGCACCACTCCCCTGCTTCGGCAGCCCCTGTCCATCGCCCGTCTGAGCCGCTGGCTGGCGGTGGGCGTGATGTCCCTGGCCGCCCTGTCGCCGGCCTGGGCCCAGAAGGTGAAGCTGAGCACCACCATGGGCGACATCGTGCTTGAGTTGGACCACGACAAGGCGCCGAAGTCGGTGGACAACTTCGTGCAATACGTCAAGAGCGGCCACTACGACGGCACGATCTTCCATCGCGTCATCGATGGCTTCATGATCCAGGGCGGTGGCTACACGGCCGACCTGAAAGAGAAGCCAACCCGCGCGCCCATTCCCCTGGAAAGCCGCAATGGGCTGAGCAATGTGCGCGGCAGCCTGGCCATGGCTCGCACCATGGTGCCCAACTCCGCCACGGCCCAGTTCTACATCAACGTCGTCGACAACCCCAACCTGGACCAGCCCAATGCCCGCGACGGCGAAGGCTACGCCGTGTTCGGCAAGGTGGTCCAGGGCATGGACGTCGTCGACAAGATCAAGGCCGCCGCCACCGGCAACAAGGGCGGCTTTGCCAATGTTCCCCTGCAACCGATCGTGATCAAGAAAGCCACGCTGGAGAAATAAGCATGACCAAGACCGTTGAACTGACCACTTCCGCCGGTGTGATCCGCCTTGAGCTCGACGAGACCAAGGCGCCGACCACCGTCGCCAACTTCCTGTCCTATGTGAACAAGGGCCACTACGACGGCACCGTGTTCCACCGCGTGATCAAGAGCTTCATGATCCAGGGCGGCGGCATGACGGCCGACATGAACCAGAAGCCGACCGATGCCCCGATCCAGAACGAGGCCAACAACGGCCTGAAGAACGTCAAGTACTCGATCGCGATGGCCCGCACCAACGCGCCCCACTCGGCCTCGGCACAGTTCTTCATCAACACCAAGGACAACGACTTCCTGAACTTCACCAGCGAGTCGCCCAGCGGCTGGGGCTATGCCGTGTTTGGCAAGGTCGTGGCAGGCACCGAGGTGGTGGACGCCATCGAGAAGGTGCGCACCGGCCGCAAGGGCTTCCATGACGACGTGCCGCTGGAAGTCGTGGTGATCGAGAAGGCTGTCGAGATTGCCTGAGGCGGTCGAGGCGTTCCCGCGTTGCGCGGAACTCCGCCTGCCCGCCGATTGGCGGCAGGTGGCTTTCATTTCCGACCTGCACCTGAGTGAGGATCTGCCGCGGACCACGGCCGCTTTCGAGCGGTTGCTGGAGACCGTGCAGGCCGACGCGCTGTTCATCCTGGGCGACCTCTTCGAGTATTGGGTGGGCGACGACATGCTGGCCCTGCCCTTCGAGGCGCGCTGCGCGCAGGCGTTGCGTGTCGCCACGCGGCGCCTGCCCATCCATGTGCTGCGCGGCAACCGCGACTTTCTGCTCGGCGAGCGCTTCTTTGCCGAGACGGGCTGTCGTGACCTGCCCGACCCGACGGTGCTGCGGGCCGCCTGGGGTGACTCGCTGCTGGTGACCC
This sequence is a window from Ideonella dechloratans. Protein-coding genes within it:
- a CDS encoding 2Fe-2S iron-sulfur cluster-binding protein, with product MSRYTASGLSFLLDGEEVPMAPGDTVLQAAHRVGRYIPHLCWHPGLPAHGSCRLCMVNFNGRPVSACTALAAPGAVVECQTPALQAERRTLLQMLFVEGNHFCPSCERSGNCLLQATAYQHEMAGPHFEEFYPGRPVDASHPDMLLDHNRCILCGLCVRASELLDGKSVFAIAGHGTRCHLVVDSPSGQLGDSALSVHDQAAGICPVGALMPKRVGFRDPIGQRRYDLHRVDEPHSQEAAPPADEETP
- a CDS encoding NADP oxidoreductase; protein product: MTGAAPYPPPPERKLRVATTSLGGCFGCHMSLLDIDERLFTLIEHVQFDRSPLTDLKTVGPCDLGLIEGGLCNAENIEVLQAFRAQCKVLVAVGACAINGGLPAQRNRLDIGDVLREVYVHRPGTRADAQVPSDPELPLPLNQVRPIHEVVLIDYELPGCPPSADTFWAFFTDLLAGRTPRLAHGQIHYD
- a CDS encoding Ni/Fe hydrogenase subunit alpha, whose protein sequence is MAAPDLETAAPPEGLRRVAIDPVSRVEGHGKVTLLLDEHNRVQQARLHIVEFRGFEAFIRGRPYWEVPVMVQRLCGICPVSHHLAACKALDRALGITVLPPSAEKLRRLMHYGQVLQSHALHFFHLSSPDLLFGFDSEPTRRNIVGVAQAHPDIARQGVLLRKYGQEIIRATAGKRVHGTGSVPGGMNRHLSAEDQAMLRAQADQMVQWAQGAVQLVQRLHTQNPALYDGFARSPAHLMSLVRPDGALDLYDGRLRVRSAEGALLHEQVDDQRYLDLIEEEVRPWSYMKFPYLRSLGPAAGWYRVGPLARVQNCDRIPSPLAEVERQVFVAHGQGALIDATLAYHWARMIEVLHTAEVVRELLDDPDLLAGDLLGAGQRSGEGVGIIEAPRGTLIHHYRVADDDLITHCNLIVSTTHNNQAMNEAVRAVAREQFDGREITEGLLNQIEVAIRAYDPCLSCATHAMGRMPLEVALVDADGQALDHVARSPEGHFTRLDGPLTWTV
- a CDS encoding hydrogenase maturation protease, with the protein product MDGLTAPPPARPPAPCLLLAWGNRSRGDDALAPLLLDRIQRWLMQQPASQHCAVQCLEDQQLQVEHVLDLQGRRAVLLIDAVVGLSAPFSTMALTPCRDSSFTSHALSPQALLQVYQDVLGGVPPPCLLLGLRADQFGLDHPPTPQALADLDLAEAWLRTWVQQNAAVEAAEPGAVTQ
- a CDS encoding HDOD domain-containing protein: MNSAFLLGLLLVLVLGAGALWRRRSSPSDAPAAGAPPGAGDHLASPPPVPDADDGVQSTLICEPVPTALSGFRLLHADELSEERRAAITAVFRNIPRPSRLMQHLAAVDLLSEASAARLVELIAAEPVIAGKLLSAVNSPLYGLQTPVVSVAQAVTFLGLTQVRAICLRYALMQSFAQEAPERQAMLDRVWQSSALACELAHALTHTLSIRDPGAVGSAVLLSFLGRLAVTATTPTRLLAAMDQPDHLARTRAEQDLLGVGSGEVGRLLMRDWDLPEPIIASACDAADCLVLPASSTDPGRAETLALTYLCARLGERLASGALPSLQAFELLSESSADFFHLRQGLSPARLTRWTAALRAPALSARLSRLQDASFRGY
- a CDS encoding aspartate kinase, whose protein sequence is MALIVHKYGGTSMGSTERIRSVAKRVAKWARAGHQMVVVPSAMSGETNRLLGLAKEVSPAKQTPEMLRELDMIACTGEQVSVGLLSLALQAEGMLAVSYNGWQVPVKTDSAYTKARIESIDDAKVRADLAAGKVVVITGFQGVDEGGNVTTLGRGGSDTSAVAIAAAMKADECLIFTDVDGVYTTDPRIVPEARRLHTISFEEMLEMASLGSKVLQIRSVEFAGKYRVPLRVLSSFTPWDISVEEEAKSGTLITFEEDEKMEQAVVSGIAFSRDEAKVTVTGVPDKPGVASLILGAVADANIEVDVIIQNVSQNGKTDFSFTVNRNDYQRTLDLLRTQVQPATGASDVVGDPKICKVSIVGIGMRSHVGVASKMFRSLSEEGINIQMISTSEIKTSVVIDEKYMELAVRALHKAFDLDASISAVDEAKA
- the tilS gene encoding tRNA lysidine(34) synthetase TilS — encoded protein: MATRVTTPVVAVAFSGGRDSTALLHAVWRQSAGTDLHVVALHVHHGLMPRADDWWVHCQQQVARWARREGRLSFLGRRLTQRPEAGQSVEAWARRARYQALAEMAAEVGADTVLLAHHQRDQAETVLLQALRGAGPAGLAGMPRAVERQGIRWVRPWLGQPASAIDHYIQRHRLRHIEDDSNLDRRFARNRLRHDVLPALEACFPHAQDALVAVAQHSHDASQLIQEVVQAELQRLGASGVELPLPGWTGMSAVRRRLVLAAWLKWAAAEHGLPPPHASLQTQIASGLTRPGPARWQSEGGLEWRLYRGVLSATLLSPGQVAGQPRQLMGPQALELPDWQARLDFEPVQVGGLSAEQLSGAWLLPRQGGEQFQVGPDRPPRSLKKQFQAAGVPAWQRHAPVLCRRRADGRMDVLFVPGLGVDARHAAVAGTRQWRPIWSTDRPDEVSDPLE
- a CDS encoding acetyl-CoA carboxylase carboxyltransferase subunit alpha — translated: MSKRHFLEFEQPIAELESKIEELRYVQNESAVDISEEIERLDKKSLQLTKDIYTQLTPWQVTQIARHPQRPYTLDYINEIFTDFQELHGDRAFADDQSIVGGLARFNGQACMVLGQQKGRDTKERAARNFGMPRPEGYRKALRLMKMAEKFGLPVFTFVDTPGAYPGIGAEERGQSEAIGRNIFEMAQLEVPIVTTIIGEGGSGGALAISVADQVLMLQFSVYSVISPEGCASILWKTAAKASDAAEALGITAHRLKALGLVDKIINEPVGGAHRDPKHMATALKRALVDALRQVSDLSTAELLARRYERLKSYGRFTDTSAR
- a CDS encoding DNA-3-methyladenine glycosylase family protein yields the protein MSEVSSPGITPSYWDDACKHLSKRDRVMKKLIPQFGEARLQSRGDAFTTLARSIVGQQISVNAAQSVWDKFAALMRGPSYAIDPGLVLAQETPSLRAVGLSARKAEYLRDLARHFAEGEVHVSQWQHMDDEAIIDELVAIRGIGRWTAEMFLIFHLMRPNVLPLDDLGLLKGISNSYFSGEPVSRAEARELGECWAPYRSVATWYLWRSLDPLPVDY